The following proteins are co-located in the Gossypium hirsutum isolate 1008001.06 chromosome A02, Gossypium_hirsutum_v2.1, whole genome shotgun sequence genome:
- the LOC107941734 gene encoding verprolin, whose amino-acid sequence MVHKISLNMFLSLILIFALVVLSDAARPRHLGNENGIMSKEKMALGKEEEAKSNFREMKNLPPFPFPFPDMPFAPPVQFPPFPFPLPPPFEVPSVPSFPFAPFTFPPIPYFSPPPLPLHP is encoded by the coding sequence ATGGTTCATAAAATAAGTCTAAATATGTTCTTAAGCCTCATTCTTATTTTTGCTCTGGTCGTCCTGAGCGATGCAGCTCGCCCTCGTCATCTCGGAAATGAAAATGGAATAATGTCAAAGGAGAAGATGGCTTTGGGAAAGGAAGAGGAAGCTAAAagcaactttagggagatgaaAAACTTGCCACCTTTTCCCTTTCCTTTTCCGGACATGCCATTTGCACCACCAGTTCAATTTCCGCCATTTCCATTTCCACTTCCACCACCCTTCGAGGTTCCAAGCGTTCCCAGTTTTCCTTTCGCTCCTTTCACTTTTCCTCCCATCCCATACTTTTCACCCCCTCCTCTTCCTCTTCATCCATAG